Proteins found in one Plectropomus leopardus isolate mb chromosome 9, YSFRI_Pleo_2.0, whole genome shotgun sequence genomic segment:
- the atl3 gene encoding atlastin-3 has product MRSRPGPVQIVTVCKEEHSFTLDTEALSRVLLAPEVRDKHVVVLSVAGAFRKGKSFLLDFMLRYMYRRGEENWLGDDDEPLTGFSWRGGSEPETTGIQLWSEVFLVTKGDGTEVAVVLMDTQGAFDNESTVKDCATIFALSTMTSSIQIYNLSQNIQEDDLQQLQLFTEYGRLAMDEIFLKPFQSLMFLIRDWSFPYEYKYGFKGGDDFLDKRLQVSESQHEELQTVREHIHSCFTDISCFLLPHPGLKVATSPVFEGQLSAVTPEFKEQLKSLIPQLLHPDRLAEKEINGNKVTCMGLLEFFKAYIKIYQGEDLPQPKTMLMATAEANNLAAVAAAKDLYNKNMEKVCGGDLPYVAPDSLEEKHQFYLRESLHNFSSTKKMGRQDFSDRYQAQLEKELEEMWESLSKHNESKNLFSAFRTPAVLFVLVCLLYVLSGVLLFVGLSTFALVCDCTLGVVMMSMLTWAFIRYSGRYRNVGGAIDQAAGVVLEQATVVLNKSRGAGASDQKKSS; this is encoded by the exons ATGCGGAGCAGACCAGGCCCAGTTCAGATCGTCACAGTGTGTAAGGAGGAGCACTCCTTCACTTTGGACACCGAGGCTTTGTCTCGGGTTCTGCTGGCTCCGGAGGTCCGAGACAAACATGTGGTGGTGCTGTCTGTGGCTGGAGCCTTTAGAAAGGGCAAGAGCTTTCTGCTTGATTTCATGCTCCGCTACATGTATAGACGG GGTGAAGAGAACTGGCTGGGTGACGACGATGAGCCGCTGACTGGATTTTCTTGGAGAGGAGGTTCAGAACCAGAAACAACAGGTATCCAGCTGTGGAGTGAGGTTTTCCTTGTCACAAAGGGCGATGGGACAGAG GTAGCAGTGGTGTTGATGGACACTCAGGGAGCCTTTGACAACGAGTCCACCGTGAAGGACTGCGCCACCATCTTTGCCCTCAGCACTATGACCAGTTCCATACAG ATCTACAATCTGTCACAGAACATACAAGAGGACGATCTGCAGCAGCTACAG CTGTTCACAGAGTATGGTCGCCTTGCCATGGACGAGATCTTTCTGAAGCCCTTTCAA TCTTTGATGTTCCTGATCAGGGACTGGAGCTTTCCCTATGAATACAAATACGGGTTTAAAGGAGGCGACGATTTCCTGGACAAACGGTTACAG GTCAGTGAGTCCCAGCACGAGGAGCTGCAGACAGTGAGGGAACACATCCATTCATGCTTCACGGACATTTCCTGCTTCCTGTTACCTCACCCTGGTCTGAAGGTCGCAACCAGCCCTGTTTTTGAGGGACAGCTCAGTG cTGTTACCCCCGAGTTTAAGGAGCAGCTGAAGAGCCTAATCCCTCAACTGCTGCATCCCGATCGTCTGGCTGAGAAAGAAATAAACGGAAACAAAGTCACCTGCATGGGTCTGCTCGAGTTCTTCAAG GCTTACATCAAGATTTACCAGGGAGAAGACTTGCCACAGCCAAAGACTATGCTCATG GCTACAGCAGAGGCTAATAACCTGGCAGCCGTGGCAGCAGCCAAAGATCTGTACAACAAGAACATGGAGAAG GTGTGTGGAGGAGACTTACCCTACGTGGCTCCTGACTCTCTGGAGGAAAAGCATCAGTTCTACTTGAGAGAGTCTCTTCACAACTTCTCCTCGACCAAGAAGATGGGCAGACAGGACTTTTCTGACCGTTACCAGGCGCAGCTGGAGAAGGAGCTGGAGGAAATGTGGGAGTCACTCAGCAAGCACAACGAG tcaaaaaacctCTTCAGCGCCTTCCGGACTCCTGCAGTGCTGTTCGTCCTGGTGTGCCTCCTCTACGTGCTGTCAGGTGTGCTGCTGTTCGTGGGCCTCTCCACCTTCGCCCTGGTGTGTGACTGTACTCTGGGTGTGGTCATGATGTCCATGCTGACGTGGGCTTTCATCCGCTACTCTGGTCGGTACCGGAATGTAGGGGGCGCCATCGACCAGGCCGCAGGAGTCGTCCTGGAGCAG GCCACGGTGGTGTTGAACAAGTCGAGAGGCGCAGGCGCCAGTGACCAGAAGAAATCCAGTTAG
- the LOC121948535 gene encoding serine protease 23 — MMPRESALLLTHLLLLLLPVTLSLLHPPPVHVPTLVPHTPTALIPSRFSAQTQLDFTTHCNSSCLHREQEVHREQLTEKLAFETLYADGSRTLTTVDVEDDSEFDGNHFAQLSPRRRPRVKPRHKRVRRQIYGADGRFNIQGDHFLLDYPFSTAVRISTGCTGVLVSQQHVLTAAHCVHDGKDYVKGARKLRVGFLIPPSINGTKSGLASSKKPLVRWVRVKRTRVPKGWIQGPQEVSMDFDYALLELRWPHRRPFMRLSVAPSSDDLAGNRIHFSGFDSDRSGELVYRFCPVEEESSDLIYQHCDARPGASGSGVYGRVWDNSLERWERKVIGIFSGHQWLEIDGENRDYNVAVRITPLKFAQICYWVHGNRLDCAQN; from the coding sequence ATGATGCCACGTGAGAGCGCACTCCTGCTGACTcacctgctcctgctcctcctccctgtcaCTCTGTCCCTTCTGCACCCTCCGCCTGTCCATGTCCCCACGCTCGTCCCTCACACACCAACGGCTCTCATCCCATCCCGCTTCAGCGCTCAGACTCAGCTGGACTTCACCACTCACTGCAACTCCAGCTGCCTCCACAGAGAGCAGGAGGTTCACAGGGAGCAGCTCACGGAGAAACTGGCCTTTGAGACGCTGTACGCTGACGGCTCCCGCACTCTCACTACTGTAGATGTGGAGGACGATTCAGAGTTTGACGGAAATCACTTTGCTCAGCTTTCACCGAGGAGACGACCGAGAGTGAAGCCCAGGCACAAACGCGTCAGGCGGCAGATCTACGGCGCAGACGGACGTTTTAACATCCAAGGTGACCACTTCCTGTTGGATTACCCTTTCTCCACAGCCGTGCGGATCTCCACTGGCTGCACCGGTGTTCTTGTGTCTCAGCAGCACGTCCTCACAGCCGCCCACTGTGTGCATGATGGGAAAGATTATGTCAAGGGGGCAAGAAAGCTCAGGGTAGGATTCCTGATTCCTCCATCCATTAACGGCACCAAATCTGGCCTCGCTTCTTCCAAGAAGCCTCTGGTCCGCTGGGTGAGGGTGAAACGTACTCGTGTGCCCAAAGGTTGGATCCAGGGCCCTCAGGAGGTCAGCATGGACTTTGATTATGCTCTGCTGGAGCTGCGTTGGCCTCACCGGCGTCCCTTCATGCGCCTCTCTGTGGCTCCCTCCTCTGATGACCTGGCAGGGAACCGCATCCACTTCTCTGGTTTCGACAGCGACAGATCAGGGGAGCTGGTGTACAGATTCTGTCCTGTGGAAGAAGAGTCCAGCGACCTGATTTACCAGCACTGTGACGCCCGACCTGGAGCCAGCGGCTCTGGAGTGTACGGACGAGTGTGGGACAACAGTTTAGAGCGCTGGGAGAGAAAAGTCATCGGCATTTTCTCTGGACACCAGTGGCTAGAGATCGATGGGGAGAACCGGGATTACAATGTGGCGGTGCGGATCACTCCTCTGAAGTTTGCTCAGATCTGTTACTGGGTGCACGGCAACCGACTAGACTGTGCCCAAAATTGA
- the cfl1 gene encoding cofilin-1 → MASGVKVTDEVIAVFNDMKVRKAQANEDEKRKRKKAILFCISKDLKNIVLDDGKEILLGDLGTTVQDPYQHFVKMLPPEDCRYALYDATYETKETKKEDLVFIFWAPDGAPLKSKMIYASSKDAIKRKFEGIKHEWQVNGLEDLKDRHTLAEKLGGSSVISLEGSPI, encoded by the exons ATG GCCTCCGGTGTGAAAGTCACAGACGAAGTTATCGCCGTCTTCAACGACATGAAGGTGCGCAAGGCCCAGGCGAACGAGGacgagaagaggaagaggaagaaggccATTCTGTTCTGCATTAGCAAGGACCTCAAGAACATTGTTCTGGATGACGGCAAAGAGATCCTGCTGGGTGACTTGGGAACCACCGTCCAGGACCCGTACCAGCACTTTGTGAAGATGCTGCCCCCAGAGGACTGCCGCTACGCCCTGTACGACGCCACCTATGAGACCAAAGAGACAAAGAAGGAGGACCTGGTCTTTATCTTCTG GGCTCCAGATGGTGCCCCCCTGAAGAGCAAGATGATCTATGCCAGCTCAAAAGATGCTATCAAGAGAAAATTCGAAG GTATTAAGCACGAGTGGCAGGTGAACGGTTTGGAAGACCTCAAAGACCGGCACACCCTGGCAGAAAAGCTCGGCGGCTCGTCAGTAATCAGCCTGGAAGGATCCCCTATATAA